In Fibrobacter sp. UWEL, the genomic stretch GAAGTCATTTCGTACTTTTCGTTGAATGTGAAAATGCCGGATGCTTTTTGGTCGCGAAACGTAATGGTGGCACGAACCTGATGGTCATTGACTTCTTCCAGGCTGATGTAGTCTTGCAGCAAGACGCTAGGAAAGAATACACTTTCTGCGAGGAATGTTGCCAAGCAGGCCACGTCCATTTCATGGCCTCTTTGGTCAAACAACGTCAAAAGTTTTGCGATGACGCCCTTCATTCCTCCGACGCCATTGCTGTAGTAATCGTAACCTTGGAACGGAATACCAAACATACTGCTTAAAATCATGGCCATTCTTGCAGGTTCTTTGACGTAGTTGTTCTGGATATAATCGATTTTCAAGTTAGGACCGTTCTTGCCCTGCTTGAAATCTACGTCAAGGTACTCCATGTGCAAGGAGTTCATTTTTGGGGTGCCGATGTAGCCAGCATTGCCGATGTATTTCTGGATGGCAGAAGGCATGGCTGCAAAATCGGATTCCTTAAAAACTTCATCACTCCTGTACAAAACAGATTTTTCCTTGAGTACGATGTTGTCGTTAGAAAAATCTGTTTTCAGTGGAGAATAGGAAATTTTAAACCAGACAACTGCGGATAGTACGATGGCCGCAACAGCAATGCAAATGATAATCTTCATACGATTATAATGTCGGTTTTCTTTCAGTTTCCCTTGCGTTTTTACTTCTTCTCCAGCATCACGATAGTTTCCAGGTGCGGTGTACCCGGGAACAAGTCCAGAGGCTGCACTTCACGAACACGGTAGCCGTAACGTTCCCATTCCTTCAGGGCGGCTGGGATTTCGTCAGTACCGCAGAACACATGACACACGCGAATCGGCTTGCGCATGGCGAGGGCGTGAATAACTCCCGGTTCGCATCCCTTGCGGGGCGGATCCAACAGAATCTTTTCCGGTTCGCCGGGAACAGGACGAGGCAAGCGCATCTGGACGAATTCTTCGTCAATCTTGCCTGCAACAAAACGGTAATTCTTCTTCAGGTATTTGGCGCTGGCCTTTGCGCTTTCGATGGACGGACCTTCCCATTCCACACCCAGCACGGACTTGGCGGCTTCACCCAGAGCGAAGCTGAACAGACCGTAACCGCAGTACAAATCCAGGAACTTGTCGTCCTTCGTCAGACTCATCATGCGGGAAGCTGCCTTGATCAAGTTGTGGATCTGGCTTTCGTTAATCTGGCTAAAGCCTGTCACCGGATACTTCAGGGAGAAATGACCCAAGTTCAGGGACATTTCACGAGGTCCGTAAAGCTGCTTGAAGTTTAGACCTTCCGTGGGGCGCTTGGCTTCCAGATAGTAATCGGATTCCGTGGTGTCCACATAGGCGTGGGCGGCGGTGACGTTCAGGTCACTCTTCTGCAGGACTTCGGAAATCTGCTTCAGCTTGCGGACGATGGTAGCGTCAATCTTCTTGATGTTGAAAATCACCACACGGTAGCGGTAGGTGCCACGGATGATAATCCAGTTCAGGGCGTAAGCCAGGGGCTTGTAAGCCGGGTTGATCAGCTTTTCGAAAAGCAAGTCGTAAATCTTGTTGTGTTCTTCCGGTTCCAGCATGGAATCCTGACGGTCGAACTGCAGGTTGCCAGGCACCATGGCCACGCGGCGCTTACTGGTGGTGCGATAACCTCGAGCCAACGGGCTGCCGATCACCTTCTGGGGATTGCCTGCCAGACGGTTCACTTCCCAGAATTCCTTGATGGCCTGGTCCTTGATCTTCAGTTCGTCCTTATAGTCGAACATGGCGAGGGATTCGCCGTGGGCGGAATCAGCTTCGCGGGTATAGTTAGGAACGCAATTGGCAATGGCCTGTTCAAAAAACATAAGTGCCTCCGTGGCGGCAAAATTTTACAAGTGCAAATGTAGCAAAAGGCGAGTGCAGCGACCGAAAACTTGCCTGCAAATTTAGGAAGTTCGCGGAAATCCTAAAAGAGTTTTTTTATACTTATGGGTATAAGGGGAATTGGAAGGAAATATGACGTCTCGAAAGTTTTATTTCGCCTTGTTGGTGAACGTCGCTATTGCGGTGCTTGTTGGCTGTTCGTCGGAGAAAGCGAATGATGACTTTGACCTGAGTGGCTTTAATGCAGAAGAATTTCAGGTTGATAATGATCCGTTGGTTTTTGGTGCGGTCCCTTGTTGCAAGTCGGTGAACCGCGCTTTGCTGGAAAAAAAGACTTTTTCCAAGGATATTGATCGGGTGGTAGCGAGACATAGGGAAGATATTCTTGATACATGTGCTGGACATGGTGTTTTCAAGAAAACATGTATTGAACGAACTGTTGAAAGTGTTAGCCCCGGTTCTGTCAAGAAAATTGACGAATACGATATTAAG encodes the following:
- a CDS encoding DUF6544 family protein — translated: MKIIICIAVAAIVLSAVVWFKISYSPLKTDFSNDNIVLKEKSVLYRSDEVFKESDFAAMPSAIQKYIGNAGYIGTPKMNSLHMEYLDVDFKQGKNGPNLKIDYIQNNYVKEPARMAMILSSMFGIPFQGYDYYSNGVGGMKGVIAKLLTLFDQRGHEMDVACLATFLAESVFFPSVLLQDYISLEEVNDHQVRATITFRDQKASGIFTFNEKYEMTSFTTKDRAVVNTDGTTEYVPWTAACDNYITGADGIKRPTTFKAIWNYTDGDFVYFDGQISKIDYE
- a CDS encoding class I SAM-dependent RNA methyltransferase; this translates as MFFEQAIANCVPNYTREADSAHGESLAMFDYKDELKIKDQAIKEFWEVNRLAGNPQKVIGSPLARGYRTTSKRRVAMVPGNLQFDRQDSMLEPEEHNKIYDLLFEKLINPAYKPLAYALNWIIIRGTYRYRVVIFNIKKIDATIVRKLKQISEVLQKSDLNVTAAHAYVDTTESDYYLEAKRPTEGLNFKQLYGPREMSLNLGHFSLKYPVTGFSQINESQIHNLIKAASRMMSLTKDDKFLDLYCGYGLFSFALGEAAKSVLGVEWEGPSIESAKASAKYLKKNYRFVAGKIDEEFVQMRLPRPVPGEPEKILLDPPRKGCEPGVIHALAMRKPIRVCHVFCGTDEIPAALKEWERYGYRVREVQPLDLFPGTPHLETIVMLEKK
- a CDS encoding TonB family protein produces the protein MEGNMTSRKFYFALLVNVAIAVLVGCSSEKANDDFDLSGFNAEEFQVDNDPLVFGAVPCCKSVNRALLEKKTFSKDIDRVVARHREDILDTCAGHGVFKKTCIERTVESVSPGSVKKIDEYDIKVKGSLSKNEVVRVLRQRTPGLRHVYNKSLRKKNPNFEGLVKLKLVVNSSGEVDSVSVVHSTTGFEEFDEEIKTAVGRYKFPKVDSGNAAIEIPLEFVLNESAKDAK